Part of the Lolium rigidum isolate FL_2022 chromosome 6, APGP_CSIRO_Lrig_0.1, whole genome shotgun sequence genome, AACAATAACATCACACTCCAGAATTCAACGAACAGAGACCTTTTGTTGTCTGAATACGATCAAACATCCATTGTGCTCCGAGGCTTCATGGTATGATGAATGCTTTTGCTGAATCCCTAAGCAGCTGCTCCTGCAAAAGGCTGTGTGTGTTGGCCAATCTGATATTTTTGAGCGAACATGTAAAACAAACCTAATCTTTGAGTATTGTATCAACTTACAATCGTGACATAATGCGCCCAGCGCTGGTGCTATAAACCTGCGAGAAGTGTAACAGGTTGAGGGTCACGTTAGTTGGCAATGATGGAAAAAGATTTCAAGTGGACGTGAAAATGTCGTGTTTGAATAATTAATAAAAGTTAAGAATGACATATTACAGTACAAAAACAGAGCTATTTCTCTCACCTGTTTAATTGTAGAGAGTTTCATCTGGGAAGATATTACGTCCATCTGTGGCAACATGGAACAGGATTCCTTGTTCTTCTTCCGTGAGACAATTCCTGAATTCTTGGGCACGCATACAGTCAATCATATACACTCGTCTCAGCGACCACAGGTTGTTTGCTTGATCCAGCATTGGGCAGTCCTGCGCAAGCAGGTCCTGCAGCCTCCCTAGGCTGGAGATCCTCCTCAAACTCGAGTTGTTCTTCAGCTTGAGCCACACAACTGCAGGAAGGTCCACAACATCTTTCAGCTCATGAGCATCTTCAATGTGGATTCTCGTCAGGTTAATCAACAAAACCGAAGGGAGAGCTCTCAGTTTTGGGCAATCAACAAGTAGCAGCCGCTTAAGTTTAGGCATCAGAAACTGTGGAAGATTGCCCTCCATAATATCACAGGGATTCCCAGTGTCGAGGGACCAACTTTGCAAACTGCACATGCGAGTGATGTGAAGTAGTTCAAGCTCTGGGAAAAAGACTGTTGGACTTCCGACTCCTCTACCCAGGAATTCCGTGCCAATGCTCTCTATAGCATCGGCACCTTCAATCTGAAAAACTTGTAGGTGTGGCATCTGGCCTGCGGGTGGAAGCTCTAAACATGATATGCACACATTCAGGTGCATATGACGCAAATTGGGCATAGTAAGCTCTGGTTTTGAACCTAGCCATCCTGGGAACACTGTACCAGGGAATGCAACAACAAAAATATATTCTAGGCTTGGTGATGGaataagcatatcatagacttgctGAATTCTCTCAACCTCATGAATCTGGTACCGAATTATCTCTTGAGTACTAGCCACTGTGCAGCACAGTCCCAGTTCTCTAAGATTATGGCTGTCCTTAAGTACAAGATCACCTCCTGGTGCAGCTTTCTCTAGCTTCTCAATCCACAGACGTTGGATATTGGGAAGGTATCGCAACTCATCTAATTTGAATCCAGTCCCACTCTCGAAAACTCCTTTTAGGCCGTAGAGCTGCTGAAACTTTGCAATGCCTTTTGGAACATGATCAATTGCAGTATGCTCTAGCCACAAAAAACTTAGTTTAGTCAGTCTCATCAGACCTGCTGGTAGGCTATCCAATTGGCGGCAACCAAGCAACGAGAGGTATTCAAGGCTGATGAGGCTACCTGTGGAATCTGGAAGTTTGTTAATTTCCGTATAGCTCAGATCTAGCAACCTTAATAGCACCAACCTTCCCAGTGACTCCGGTATGTTTTGGATGCTTGTTCGACTGAGAACTAAGACACGGATATGCTGAAGCTTTCTGAAAATGTCCTTGTCGACTGACTTGAAGTTCTTGTTGTTAAAAAGTAGGAGGCTCCTCAAGCACTTGTGCTCTTCTAGAGAGGGTATTTCTTCTACAGCATCACTTATACCTAAGCGGCGCAGATTTGACATGGCACCATTACTTTGTCCATTTATGAAAAGGGAGTGGTCCTTTGTTAGAAATTGTCCAAGTGACCTCAATAGATCGTGCATCGTTGACACACCCTTGTCCACGAACACTGGTATTGGCTGAAGAAGATTCCTCCTAACTAGCTCAAGGTAATACTCTTCAGCTATTTCATGAATTGATAACTCATGCTCTTTCCTCACAAAACCTTCGGCCACCCACCAGTAAGATACAGCATCACGACGGATTTCAAAATTAGGAGGCAGCAATGCACACCAGAGAAAGCACTGTTTAAGTTCAGGGGGTAAGTTGCTGTAACTTAAATACAGGGAGCCTGCGAGTTCCTCTGGGAGTCCGTGAATGGACCATTTGCTATCTCGGATGCTCTTCCATTCCAGAGTTGTTCTTTTGGTAGATAGGACACCTGCAACAACCTTGATAGCGAGAGGAAGACCATCACATTTCTTTACAATTTCATACCCAACATTCTTGAATTCACTTATTTGCTCGTAAGGCTGGAAGGACTTCTTCATAAGCAGCTCTAAGCCATCATCATAATTCATTGTGTTTACTTGGTGAGTATATGTTGCATGCATTTCTGCCAAAACATCATGATTTCTTGTGGTGACAAGGACATGGCAATTCGAGGCTCTCATGAAAGGCGATCGAAGAAGATCAATCCATACATCAGATTTCCACACATCATCCAGCACAAGAAATACACTCTTTCCTTTGATAGTGTCCAGTAAAAGTGGCAGAAGCTCGGTTTTGGTCTCTAATTGATCACACTTTTCTCCAGCCATTCGTATTGCCTGCTTTAACAACCCGGTCTCTGTATAGCTCTGAGAAATGCATAACCATATATGAACTTGGAATTCCTCTCTTATCACCTGCTCATTATATATCTTCTGAGCTAGTGTCGTCTTACCGATGCCTCCCATCCCTTGGATCCCCAAAACGCTTGACCTATTCTCGTGGAAGCTACTGACAATAATTTGTACCATGTCATCAACGGACTGTTTGATCTGTTTTCCGACAACCTCTAGTTCATCAACAGGAGATGTCTTATTTCTATCCACAAATGTTACTTGAAATTGTTGACAACTTGTTCTACCCAGGTTGAACATCTCTGTGTTCATTTTAATCTCATCAAGCTTATCATTTATGTCCTTAATTCTTCTAGCCACCTTGGGATCAAATGAAAGCTTTCCAAAACAAGAGACCATAGACTGATTGCAATATACCGATCTAGGTGGCAGCAAAAGCTTCTGTGAATGAACCATAACAAGATCTATGATGACATCAACATCAAACATAACGTCCCTCATGTTCTTCCACCATGCCTCTATCCGTCTATCTTCCATGGCCAGAGCTTCGGCGTCCTCACGAACAGCGCTGAAGTGTTCCAGGTTTTTCTTCAGCCTCTTGATATCCTTTTTGATGCTTAGCATCATTACAACCTCGTTTTCAATAAGTTGAACCAGCTTTGTCAAAAATTTCGAAGTGAGAGCATCCAGAATGGTGCCCATAGTGTCCAATCCTATGGGTTCTGACTTTGATACAAGTATGCCTGCTTTGGTGTTTTGTGAGCCCTGTCGTGCTGTGCGAGTTCCGCCCTCCTATTTAACGCTCTTCTCTGCATAAGTCAGTGGAAATTTACTTTatcacaacaagctcaagaaaccCTTGAAGACATAACATCTAACAAGCAAAATCAATGGGACACCCTGTAGCTCTTTTTTAAAGTAGATAGCCTTGTCACATTCCAAACATTTTTTCTCTAATTTACAAAGGTGAAACTTATATGTGAGATTTTTCTATATCAAACAAATTTTAAAAGTCAGGGTCTTGGGAGCAACGAGGGAAGAGCTCAGTCACAGGGAACAAAGTGAAGCTAAAGGTTGTGCCTTTCTACTGTACTGAAAGTGAAAGATGAACGAAGTAACTGAGGAGGCAGTGGCGGGATAGTCTAGAATTTCATTGTCGAAGCCGGCGATGTGGCGACTAAGAAGGAATCTGGATGAATGATGGATGAACCATACAAGAAGGTATCTCAATCCTGGACCCCATGAGGTATGTGGAATTCAGGCACACAGGGAAGATGAAGCTGTCATACCTTGCTGGTGGGCCTGTTCTCGCTGCCGAAGGAGATTTAGCTTGGCTGCACAAATTAGCTCGCTGGATGCTTGCTCACACCTTATGGTTGCTTCGTTTACTTGTAATGTGGGAAGACCAGCCAATATGGCTCGCATCAAGCTTTGCTTAAAAGACCTGTCCATCCCCGGTCAAAGCCACCTAATGAAACACATCTTAGGTGTAATTAAATACACCTTTTTGGCATTTTCTTCCCACCTTATAAATTATCAAGGCTTATATATAAAAAGGACCACTGTTGTTGCAGACCTGGCCCATTCCATATTCCTCCTTTTCTATCCATCCACTTGCCAGTAAGAAATTTGAACAACGAAGCTCCTTTTCTTGGGTTTCGACTGAGTTTTCAGAGTTGCATGTTCAAAGAGCTTCCTCCATACGACGATAAGCTACAGGAACGATACAGCAGAGTGTTTAATTAAGAGCACATATATTGTAGTAGGGCACACATGATTCCTTACTCGGATTCTTGCAAGCTAGGAGCCCAGGACAATGTAGTATACACAATCCGACTCGCAAGAAAGAAGAACCGGCCTTGATGTAGACAAGCGGTGGCTCTGCTCCTGGTGAGAAATGGTAGAAGGGGGGAGTTGGATCAAGCTAGCTACTGTTGGACGGTTGCTCATGCTCATTGAGTCGCAAGCTAAGCCTCTCCTTCCGCCTGCATAGTTGCTTCATTCAGAAGAGAGCAGATGTTAGCACTGCCAATTCAAAGTCAAACGCCAAATGGGCACCTCATCAATTTCTTAAAATATTTGCAGCTGATTCCTTTAATAATACTATGTACCTATCGATAATACTAGGATAGTCATTGCTGCACTGGCAAGTCTTTGGGTCTGTTTTTTAATTCAGCCACTAACGTTTCGGCCACCTGGCTGTCCTCATCTACTTGCACTGTCATGGCGCAAGTTAGGTGTAGAATCAGTATATAACATGCGCTAACTTGGCTTGTCTCGTACGTTGTTGCAACATTTTAATTAGGCTCAAGAGGTGTACAATCAGTATAGAAGTGAGCAGAGATTGAAATTAGGAAGCGCGCATGGacacatttcgtcgaacaggtcaTATGCGTCCACTCATTTGTTCCATTCAGGCAGGCAGGCAGTAGCTATTCTCAAACAAAATTTCGATCAAAGAGCATACATCATATCAGGCAGGCTGCAGGCAGTCAGGACAAGACGACGGAAGCAATGTAGTAGAAGGGGCTTACGATGTTAAAGCAGAAACCACCGGCGGCAGCTCAACGATGCAAAGTGCCGGTGCCTGCGACGCTCTAAAGATCTCGCTCGATGTGGTACAGGGAGGAGCTGCCGTCCTTGGATCTGGCGGCGGCGAAGAGGTGCCACGCCGAGAAAAGGCGCCGCCGTCCTTGTCGTGCACCATTTCCCGCGCCTCCCTTTGTCAGCTGCGCGGAGGCGGTGACGAAGATGGAGATGGCGAGGACCACGACACGTCCGGCGGGTCGAGGTAGTTGGGAGAGGGGTAGCTGTGAGAGCGTTCTGTGGGTCAGGGGAAGCCGGCGCCGACGATCCACCGCGGCCAAGGACATGCCGCGCTTGGAGCACAGGTCAGGCTCAGGCTTTCTGAATTTGTGCGGGAGGACTGACAGCGCTACCTCAAGTGTGAAGCATATCCAAAATTTCAGTTTTCTGAATTTGAGTGGATAATTTATCAAGAAAAACGAACGTTCGGTTTAATAAACCAGACGTACACAATGAGACGAAATGGAATACAGATTTGTAAGCTTCTCTTGCCCTTAATTTTAGGCACTATTCAAATAGCACGGTTAGATCGACAGTTTCGAAACATATAAACGATGCCACATTAGGGAAAATGCCTAGAAACTCATGTTTTCCAAATCGCCCTAACCGAAGATTCGACACCCAGTGTAACTAGATCATATTTAAATTTAAGGCCCAAGCATGACTTCAAATTAATAAAGCCTCACATAGGAGCATCCATACAACCGACACACATCACATAATACGAATAGTTCAAACGACAACAAGGGCCACACCCGGATCCAAAAACATACAAACAGACCCGGTAACAAAGTTTGCAGGAACATGAAATAAGGATCTACCGGGAAGCAGTCCCGCTCAAGTCGACAGGGTAGTGTGAAGACGTCGAATCGCTCCCATCGTCGACTCGAAGGTGATGGATTGGTCGACGACCAAGTTAAGTTCCACAAACTTACGCCATGACCTTTGGATGGCCATCATCCTATTCTTCTTGTGCATCTGGCACCACGGGGACGTTGTGGTCTTTAACAGAGCTACGCCAGCAGCCTGGAAAATCAAGTCGAATATCTAGGAGGAAGCCGAGAGATGGTCATTAGCTAGGTTGTTCCATAGTGATGCTTTTGGCTTTCCGGAGCCgttgttgtcaacacccggatttttaagtccagatgcctattatgtcattcatcgcaatctcaggaatattgttgttgcgaggcataatagttgaatatcatagtcatcattcattacaaaccatattgtcttacaacttgaatcacatgatccatattacacaaatagttgatctattgatcaacgaacaaacacaagttcatagcggaacgtaaagataaagggactctctagtccacaggccaacgcttgacgtcggaagactactagttgtcgtaggcgtcctgctggtcatctccttggtagttctgctcatcttcatactctggccatttgaatagccagggacaaagccgtgagtactttaagtactcgcaaactaatactaatgtaagtgctaacaattctagtaaggggtgctaagctctagtttatttgcataaagcaaattttagttcacaagtattggagaaagacttattcaaatgctagctaactcaagtgggaacattagtgtcattcccacaacatttgttgtgattcaaaacaagtcaccaattcaccattcatttcaccaacattttcaagaatttgacaccggaaactgtatggcctttccaaccgtccgtatccgtggacacggctattcgaatagatttacactctgcagaggttgcacacttgtgccacaacatttgatttcatccgtcaggattaccccgaatcatcataacacagtacgcggatcatcaaccataacctttcacttacaaatcctagtatgagcacctctccccatgagcttggcctcccagtgaagaccaactgttaacctgggaactgcacagggcttggccgtacaacggaggcaacctcggcataacccctatgatgtgtgttcagagggaacccatactaagatgcataaatttccagttaagccctacccataatcagatattgtgggggtactcaaaattggaaaggtatcgcattcaaaccaatatcagttttatatcaaaaatcaccatcttctcttggtcatattcaccttcaaaaatcaatcaatggaatgactcatcattctaaggtttcaaattcaattcaagtcacatgttcccatctagagtagtcaagttttaatagttagcactagcactaatcatgaggggtgctatcttgcttggctagcttgagactaactttgctactctagtaaatcttcttaacttagaccaaagttaactataaaaataactctttaaataaacaagtaaaaacttgtaaggtgaaaacttgggataggcttgtggtaagaaaggtaagaatcatggtgccttgccccaaaggggctttgcactttgcaagaatattagcttgccttggtagttctcaaggttctcctcttcctcctcttggtagaatccttcttcctccgggtattctccggtgctagcgtctaaatttgaatacgaggtataatcactcaacaactTACTTAGCTATTcttaacatcacatatattcacacaaactcttCTAAGCACACACTTAACACAATTAggtgcatgatggcgtgtatttcacacgttcgttgggcaaccccaagaggaaggtatgatgcgcacagcagcaagttttccctcagaaagaaaccaaggtttatcgaaccaggaggagccaagaagcacgttgaaggttgatggcggcgggatgtagtgcggcgcaacaccggagattccggcgccaacgtggaactcgcacaacacaacgaaagtactttgccccaacgaaacggtgaggttgtcaatctcaccggcttgtctgtaacaaaggattaaccgtattgtgtggaagatgattgtttgcgagagaaaacagtaaaaacaagtattgcgagcagatttgtatttcaagtattaaagaatggaccggggtccacagttcactagaggtgtctctcccataagataaaagcatgttgggtgaacaaattacagtcgggcaattgacaaatagagagggcataacaatgcacatacatgacatgataagtatagtgagatttaattgggcattacgacaaagtacattgatacgtctccgacgtatcgataatttcttatgttctatgccatattattgatgatacctacatgttttatgcacactttatgtcatattcgtgcattttctggaactaacctattaacaagatgccgaagtgccggttccatgtttcgctgtttttggtttcgaaatcctagtaacgaaatattctcggaattggacgaaacgaagacccggggccctatttttccacggagcttccggaagaccgaagaacacacgaagtggggccacgaggtggccggactatagggcggcgcggcccagtgccttggccgcgccgacctatagtgtgggccctcgtggcgcccttgacttgcccttccgcctacttaaagcctccgtcgcgaaacccccggtgcgaaaaaccacgatacggaaaaccttaccgagacgccgtcgccgccgatcccatctcgggggattacggagatctcctccggcaccctgccggagaggggattcatctcccggaggactctacaccgccatggtcgcctc contains:
- the LOC124667615 gene encoding putative disease resistance protein RGA3; this translates as MGTILDALTSKFLTKLVQLIENEVVMMLSIKKDIKRLKKNLEHFSAVREDAEALAMEDRRIEAWWKNMRDVMFDVDVIIDLVMVHSQKLLLPPRSVYCNQSMVSCFGKLSFDPKVARRIKDINDKLDEIKMNTEMFNLGRTSCQQFQVTFVDRNKTSPVDELEVVGKQIKQSVDDMVQIIVSSFHENRSSVLGIQGMGGIGKTTLAQKIYNEQVIREEFQVHIWLCISQSYTETGLLKQAIRMAGEKCDQLETKTELLPLLLDTIKGKSVFLVLDDVWKSDVWIDLLRSPFMRASNCHVLVTTRNHDVLAEMHATYTHQVNTMNYDDGLELLMKKSFQPYEQISEFKNVGYEIVKKCDGLPLAIKVVAGVLSTKRTTLEWKSIRDSKWSIHGLPEELAGSLYLSYSNLPPELKQCFLWCALLPPNFEIRRDAVSYWWVAEGFVRKEHELSIHEIAEEYYLELVRRNLLQPIPVFVDKGVSTMHDLLRSLGQFLTKDHSLFINGQSNGAMSNLRRLGISDAVEEIPSLEEHKCLRSLLLFNNKNFKSVDKDIFRKLQHIRVLVLSRTSIQNIPESLGRLVLLRLLDLSYTEINKLPDSTGSLISLEYLSLLGCRQLDSLPAGLMRLTKLSFLWLEHTAIDHVPKGIAKFQQLYGLKGVFESGTGFKLDELRYLPNIQRLWIEKLEKAAPGGDLVLKDSHNLRELGLCCTVASTQEIIRYQIHEVERIQQVYDMLIPSPSLEYIFVVAFPGTVFPGWLGSKPELTMPNLRHMHLNVCISCLELPPAGQMPHLQVFQIEGADAIESIGTEFLGRGVGSPTVFFPELELLHITRMCSLQSWSLDTGNPCDIMEGNLPQFLMPKLKRLLLVDCPKLRALPSVLLINLTRIHIEDAHELKDVVDLPAVVWLKLKNNSSLRRISSLGRLQDLLAQDCPMLDQANNLWSLRRVYMIDCMRAQEFRNCLTEEEQGILFHVATDGRNIFPDETLYN